The following coding sequences are from one Mesorhizobium onobrychidis window:
- a CDS encoding ABC transporter permease yields MAQTTHGVGGLSYDAKKRTWPAEFNVFLALIILVGAFELIGRVFLGDSFLFNTRANVDTIFNEARLQIIILQVSIVGIIAIGVTQVIISGGIDLSSGSIVGATAMIAMSFAQVATVNGNPNPKAVFLAQGWTDLPVIVPVLVAIGCGLLAGLVNGSLIAYTRIPPFIATLGMMVTARGIAKWWSKGQPISFPTESFAAIGKGLMPVIIFISLAILFQLILSYTRYGKHCYAIGSNEDAARMSGINVQNHKILVFVIAGILASLAAVVLSSKNLTAQAGMGVMYELDAIAMAVIGGVSLSGGRGSIIGTVIGALIFGVIISGFTFLRLDAYYQEMVKGVIIIGAVVLDQWRQRLRAMRA; encoded by the coding sequence TTGGCACAGACAACCCATGGCGTCGGCGGACTCAGCTATGATGCGAAGAAGCGCACATGGCCTGCCGAATTCAACGTTTTCCTGGCGCTCATCATCCTTGTCGGCGCCTTCGAGCTGATAGGCCGGGTCTTTCTTGGCGACAGCTTCCTGTTCAACACCCGCGCCAATGTCGATACGATCTTCAACGAGGCGCGCCTGCAGATCATCATCCTGCAGGTGTCGATCGTCGGCATCATCGCCATCGGCGTGACGCAGGTGATCATTTCCGGCGGCATCGACCTTTCCTCTGGTTCGATCGTCGGCGCCACGGCGATGATCGCCATGAGTTTCGCCCAGGTGGCGACGGTCAACGGCAACCCTAATCCCAAGGCGGTGTTCCTCGCGCAAGGCTGGACCGACCTGCCGGTGATCGTGCCGGTGCTGGTCGCGATCGGCTGCGGCCTGCTGGCGGGCCTGGTCAACGGCTCGTTGATCGCCTACACGCGCATTCCGCCGTTCATCGCCACGCTCGGCATGATGGTCACCGCGCGCGGCATCGCCAAATGGTGGTCCAAGGGGCAGCCGATCTCGTTTCCCACCGAAAGTTTCGCCGCCATCGGCAAGGGGCTGATGCCGGTCATCATCTTCATATCGCTGGCGATTCTGTTCCAGCTGATCCTGTCATACACCAGGTACGGCAAGCACTGTTATGCCATCGGCTCCAACGAGGACGCCGCCCGCATGTCCGGCATAAATGTCCAGAACCACAAGATCCTCGTCTTCGTCATTGCCGGTATCCTCGCCTCGCTTGCCGCCGTGGTGCTGAGCTCCAAGAATCTCACCGCTCAGGCCGGCATGGGCGTAATGTACGAACTGGACGCGATCGCCATGGCGGTCATCGGCGGCGTCTCGCTGTCGGGCGGCCGCGGCTCGATCATCGGAACGGTGATCGGTGCGCTGATCTTCGGCGTCATCATCTCCGGCTTCACCTTCCTGCGCCTCGACGCCTACTACCAGGAGATGGTCAAGGGCGTGATCATCATCGGCGCAGTCGTTCTCGACCAGTGGCGCCAGCGCCTGCGGGCAATGAGGGCTTGA
- a CDS encoding sugar ABC transporter substrate-binding protein — MKKLILGAAFLALMSSSALAAKIGVSMALFDDNFLTVLRNGMIEQAKGMEGVELQVEDAQNDVAKQLDQIKNFVASGVDAIIVNPVDTSATQAMSDAAAAAKVPLVYVNREPVNVDTLPDNQAFVASNEVESGTLETQEVCRLFKEAGKTEANVYVIMGELSNQAAVQRTKDIDDVIATPECSFIKIIDKQTSNWKREEAQNLMTNWLSTGTPFDGVIANNDESAIGAIQAMKAANIDMKSVVVGGVDATQDALSAMQAGDLDVTVFQDAAGQGAGALDAALKLSKGEAVEQKVYIPFQLVTPANIDKFLQKN; from the coding sequence TGGGCGCCGCATTTTTGGCGCTGATGAGCTCGTCCGCCCTCGCTGCCAAGATCGGCGTGTCGATGGCGCTGTTCGACGACAATTTTCTCACCGTGCTGCGCAACGGCATGATCGAGCAGGCCAAGGGCATGGAGGGCGTGGAACTGCAGGTCGAGGACGCGCAGAACGACGTCGCCAAACAGCTCGACCAGATCAAGAACTTCGTCGCCTCGGGCGTCGACGCGATCATCGTCAATCCGGTCGACACCTCGGCCACCCAGGCGATGTCGGACGCAGCGGCTGCGGCCAAGGTTCCGTTGGTCTACGTCAACCGCGAGCCGGTCAATGTCGACACGCTGCCGGACAACCAGGCTTTCGTCGCCTCGAACGAGGTCGAATCCGGCACTCTCGAGACCCAGGAGGTCTGCCGCCTGTTCAAAGAGGCCGGTAAGACCGAGGCCAATGTCTACGTGATCATGGGCGAGCTGTCGAACCAGGCCGCGGTGCAGCGCACCAAGGACATTGACGATGTGATCGCCACTCCGGAATGCAGCTTCATCAAGATCATCGACAAGCAGACGTCGAACTGGAAACGCGAGGAAGCGCAGAACCTCATGACGAACTGGCTGTCGACCGGCACGCCGTTCGATGGCGTGATCGCCAACAATGACGAAAGCGCCATCGGTGCCATCCAGGCCATGAAGGCTGCCAACATCGACATGAAGTCGGTTGTCGTCGGCGGCGTGGACGCCACTCAGGACGCGCTTTCCGCGATGCAGGCGGGCGATCTCGACGTGACCGTGTTCCAGGATGCGGCCGGCCAGGGCGCCGGGGCGCTGGACGCGGCGCTCAAGCTTTCCAAGGGCGAGGCGGTTGAACAGAAGGTCTACATCCCCTTCCAGCTGGTCACGCCGGCAAACATCGACAAGTTCCTGCAGAAGAACTGA
- a CDS encoding 3-deoxy-7-phosphoheptulonate synthase gives MLTTTDDLRVKEIRELSTPDQVMREIPRTLTATRTVAASRNAIHAVLTGADDRLVVVVGPCSIHDPAAAVDYASRLAGLRESLSDRLEIVMRVYFEKPRTTVGWKGLINDPDLDGSFNIDKGLRLARNVLSAVNNLGLPAATEFLDMATPQYIADLVAWGAIGARTTESQIHRELASGLSCPVGFKNGTDGSLRIAAEAVKSAAQPHHFMAVTKGGRSAIATTTGNENCHVILRGGIVPNYDATSIAAACAELGRVGISPRLMIDVSHANSNKKPENQPMVVADVAGQVAAGDERIIGVMIESNLVAGRQEVMPGKPLVYGQSITDGCIDWATTETVLHGLADAVERRRSARRAMIASRPGAA, from the coding sequence GTGTTGACCACCACAGATGATCTTCGGGTCAAGGAAATAAGGGAACTGAGTACGCCGGACCAGGTGATGCGGGAGATACCGCGCACGCTGACGGCGACGCGGACCGTTGCCGCGTCACGCAACGCTATCCACGCCGTTCTGACCGGCGCCGATGACCGGCTGGTCGTCGTCGTCGGCCCCTGTTCGATCCACGACCCGGCCGCTGCCGTAGACTACGCCAGCCGACTGGCGGGGCTGCGTGAGAGCCTGTCGGACCGGCTGGAGATCGTGATGCGGGTGTATTTCGAGAAGCCGCGCACGACGGTCGGCTGGAAGGGCCTGATCAACGATCCCGACCTGGACGGCAGCTTCAACATCGACAAAGGACTGAGGCTGGCCCGCAACGTGCTCTCCGCCGTCAACAATCTCGGCCTTCCGGCGGCGACCGAATTCCTCGACATGGCCACCCCGCAATACATTGCCGACCTCGTCGCCTGGGGCGCGATCGGCGCGCGCACGACAGAGAGCCAGATCCATCGCGAACTCGCATCCGGCCTGTCCTGCCCGGTCGGCTTCAAGAATGGCACCGACGGCAGCCTGCGGATCGCCGCCGAGGCGGTGAAGTCCGCCGCCCAGCCGCATCATTTCATGGCGGTGACGAAAGGCGGACGCAGCGCCATCGCGACGACCACCGGCAACGAGAACTGCCACGTCATCCTGCGCGGCGGCATTGTGCCGAACTATGACGCAACGAGCATAGCTGCCGCCTGCGCGGAACTCGGCCGGGTCGGCATCTCGCCACGGCTGATGATCGATGTCAGCCACGCCAACAGCAACAAGAAGCCGGAGAACCAGCCGATGGTGGTGGCTGACGTGGCGGGCCAGGTCGCGGCAGGCGACGAGCGCATCATCGGCGTTATGATCGAGAGCAACCTCGTCGCCGGCCGGCAGGAGGTCATGCCCGGCAAGCCGCTCGTCTACGGCCAGAGCATCACCGATGGCTGCATCGACTGGGCAACCACCGAGACGGTGCTGCACGGCCTTGCCGACGCCGTCGAGCGGCGCCGGTCAGCGCGACGCGCCATGATCGCCAGCCGTCCGGGAGCCGCCTGA
- a CDS encoding MurR/RpiR family transcriptional regulator, protein MDERVPRDFETLRTTILERRHSLPKRIAQIAAYALDNPDDIAFGTAASIAASAGVQPSTLIRFAQQLGFDGFTSLQLVFRERLRERNSSYDERLAALRAKAEEGAGHRAIFDGFVAAASTSLNDISGRLNEDHFEDAIALLAKAETIYVLAKRRSYPVASYVAYALGKLKIRNQLIESAAGLNAEMISFASPRDAVIAISFSPYAPAAIEEARVISEQGVPIVAITDSSFSPLAQFAKVWFEVAEADFAGFRSLSATMALAMALTVAVGEKRRDAGRKRKA, encoded by the coding sequence ATGGACGAACGGGTGCCCCGCGATTTCGAGACGCTGCGTACGACGATCCTGGAACGGCGCCATAGCCTGCCCAAGCGCATCGCGCAGATCGCCGCCTATGCGCTCGACAATCCCGACGATATTGCCTTTGGCACCGCCGCCAGCATTGCCGCCTCCGCCGGCGTCCAGCCTTCGACCTTGATCCGCTTCGCCCAGCAGCTCGGCTTCGACGGCTTCACCAGCCTGCAGCTGGTGTTTCGCGAGCGGCTGCGTGAGCGCAATTCGTCCTATGACGAAAGGCTGGCGGCATTGCGCGCCAAGGCAGAGGAAGGCGCCGGTCACCGGGCGATTTTCGACGGCTTCGTCGCCGCGGCCAGCACCTCGCTCAACGATATTTCAGGCAGGTTGAACGAAGACCATTTCGAAGATGCGATCGCCCTGCTGGCGAAGGCGGAGACCATCTATGTGCTGGCCAAGCGCCGCTCCTATCCGGTCGCCTCCTACGTCGCCTATGCGCTGGGCAAGCTCAAGATCCGCAACCAGCTGATCGAATCGGCCGCCGGCCTCAACGCCGAGATGATCAGCTTTGCCTCGCCCAGGGATGCCGTCATCGCCATCAGTTTCTCACCCTATGCCCCGGCGGCCATCGAGGAGGCGCGCGTCATTTCCGAGCAAGGCGTGCCGATCGTGGCGATCACCGACAGTTCGTTTTCGCCGCTCGCCCAGTTCGCCAAAGTCTGGTTCGAGGTCGCCGAGGCCGACTTCGCCGGCTTCCGCTCGCTGTCGGCAACGATGGCGCTGGCCATGGCGCTGACCGTCGCGGTTGGCGAAAAGCGGCGCGATGCGGGCAGGAAGCGCAAGGCCTAG
- a CDS encoding SDR family oxidoreductase → MNGSAGRNSETRAIVTGGAQGIGYAVAETLADEGCRALALVGRSREKGDRAVAALAKNGVDAIFISADVSEVADCKRAVETAISHFGTINALVNAAATSARGSLVETSEETFDQIFQTNVRGPFFLMQGVVAQLLARKAPGSIVNVLSMSAHCGQSFLAPYSSSKGALATLTKNVANAYRSNRIRCNAVLPGWMDTEGEAIVQKKWHDAPDNWLEKAEAAQPMGQLVKPDQLARLISYMISPQSGVMTGSLVDYDQNIAGSSPE, encoded by the coding sequence ATGAACGGTTCCGCCGGTCGCAATTCAGAAACACGCGCCATCGTCACCGGCGGCGCGCAAGGCATCGGCTACGCCGTGGCCGAGACGCTGGCCGACGAGGGCTGCCGCGCCCTGGCGCTGGTCGGCCGTTCCAGGGAGAAGGGCGACAGGGCGGTCGCCGCACTTGCGAAAAACGGCGTCGACGCCATCTTCATCAGCGCCGATGTCTCAGAGGTGGCCGATTGCAAGCGGGCCGTCGAAACGGCGATCAGCCATTTCGGCACTATCAATGCGCTGGTCAATGCTGCCGCCACCTCGGCGCGTGGTTCGCTGGTCGAGACCTCCGAGGAAACATTCGACCAGATCTTCCAGACCAACGTGCGCGGCCCCTTCTTCCTGATGCAAGGCGTGGTGGCACAGCTGCTCGCCCGCAAGGCGCCTGGCTCGATCGTCAATGTGCTGTCGATGTCGGCGCATTGCGGCCAGTCGTTCCTGGCGCCCTATTCGTCAAGCAAGGGCGCGCTGGCGACGCTGACCAAGAATGTCGCCAATGCCTACCGCAGCAATCGCATCCGCTGCAACGCGGTGCTGCCCGGCTGGATGGATACCGAGGGCGAGGCAATCGTGCAGAAGAAATGGCACGACGCGCCTGATAACTGGCTGGAAAAGGCCGAGGCCGCGCAGCCGATGGGCCAATTGGTGAAGCCGGATCAGCTTGCCCGGTTGATCAGCTATATGATCAGCCCGCAGTCGGGCGTCATGACCGGGTCACTGGTCGACTATGACCAGAACATCGCCGGATCGTCGCCGGAGTAG
- a CDS encoding Gfo/Idh/MocA family protein: MVGVGLIGTGFMGKCHAIAWNAVCTVFPDVAKPRLVHLGEVDEELAKRRATEFGFAKGSGDWRAVVDDPDVDIVSLTTPNQFHPEMAIAILEAGKHLWCEKPMAPSFAEAQAMAVAAQKSGKVAALGYNYIQNPAIRHIGALLDEKIIGEVNHLRVEMDEDFMADPEALFFWKHEAASGYGALDDFAVHPLSLVAVLFGRVARVMCDMAKPYADRRVASGGRRAVETYDIASVLMHLENGIAGTLLVNRSAWGRKGRIAIQIFGSKGSILYDQERMNEFQLYLTADRPTEQGYRTILVAPHHKPYDAFLPAPGHGLGFNDLKIIECRELLARLAGKPARIIDFDEGLEIERTVHAMARSFEEKRWVDVR; the protein is encoded by the coding sequence ATGGTCGGAGTCGGTCTTATCGGCACAGGCTTCATGGGCAAGTGTCACGCCATCGCCTGGAACGCAGTCTGCACCGTCTTTCCCGACGTGGCCAAGCCAAGGCTGGTCCATCTCGGTGAGGTCGACGAGGAGCTTGCCAAGCGTCGTGCCACCGAATTCGGCTTCGCCAAGGGCTCCGGCGACTGGCGCGCCGTCGTCGATGATCCGGATGTCGATATCGTCTCGCTGACCACGCCGAACCAGTTCCACCCGGAGATGGCTATCGCCATCCTCGAAGCCGGCAAGCACCTATGGTGCGAAAAACCGATGGCGCCGAGTTTTGCCGAGGCGCAAGCCATGGCGGTGGCGGCGCAAAAGTCCGGCAAGGTGGCCGCGCTCGGCTACAACTACATCCAGAACCCGGCCATCCGCCATATCGGTGCGCTGCTCGACGAGAAAATCATCGGCGAGGTCAACCATCTGCGCGTCGAGATGGATGAGGATTTCATGGCCGACCCGGAGGCGCTGTTCTTCTGGAAGCACGAGGCGGCGTCCGGTTACGGCGCGCTCGACGATTTCGCCGTGCATCCGCTGTCGCTGGTCGCCGTGCTGTTCGGCCGCGTCGCCCGCGTGATGTGCGATATGGCAAAACCCTATGCCGATCGCCGCGTCGCGTCCGGCGGGCGCCGGGCGGTCGAGACCTACGACATCGCCAGCGTGCTGATGCATCTCGAAAACGGCATTGCCGGCACGCTGCTGGTCAATCGTTCGGCCTGGGGCCGCAAGGGCCGGATCGCCATCCAGATCTTCGGCTCGAAGGGCTCGATCCTGTACGATCAGGAGCGGATGAACGAGTTCCAGCTCTATCTCACCGCCGACCGGCCGACCGAGCAAGGCTATCGCACCATCCTGGTGGCGCCGCATCACAAGCCCTACGACGCCTTCCTGCCGGCACCCGGCCACGGTCTCGGCTTCAACGACCTCAAGATCATCGAATGCCGGGAACTTTTGGCGCGGCTGGCCGGCAAGCCGGCGCGGATCATCGATTTCGACGAAGGACTCGAAATCGAACGCACCGTCCATGCCATGGCGCGCTCGTTCGAGGAAAAACGTTGGGTGGATGTAAGGTAA
- a CDS encoding bifunctional 5-dehydro-2-deoxygluconokinase/5-dehydro-2-deoxyphosphogluconate aldolase has product MGEAVDAKHAPLDIITIGRASVDLYGQQIGSRLEDITSFAKSVGGCPANISVGTARLGLRSALLTRVGDEQMGRFIREQLKREGVCVDGLKTDPDRLTALVLLSVEEEGVSPMIFYRSDCADMALSEDDIDEAFIASARAIVVTGTHFSRPNSDAAQRKAIRAIKAKGGKVVFDIDYRPNLWGLAGHAEGFERYVKSDRVSAQLKTVLPDCDLIVGTEEEIMIASGADDCLSALKTIRSLSKATIVLKRGAMGCIVYDGPISDDLEDGIVGKGFPIEVYNVLGAGDAFMSGFLRGWLGEESLETAATWANACGAFAVSRLLCAPEYPTFEELQFFLKNGSRHLALRKDEAINHIHWATTRRRDIPSLMALACDHRIQLDDVAAKAGADPSRIHEFKVLTVKAAAKVAGGRAGYGMLLDEKYGREAMFEFARHSFAWLGRPVELPGSRPLRFEFSQDIGSQLIEWPVDHCIKCLCFYHPDDPEALKTEQQQKLKSLFEAARKMGRELLIEIIAGKHGKLDDTTIPLALEELYALDIKPDWWKLEPQASAGAWAKIEAVILKNDPWCRGIVLLGLEAPQDELEAAFAATAKAPIVKGFAVGRTIFINAAEQWLAGKMSDDEAVSDMASRFERLTEAWLAARGRKAA; this is encoded by the coding sequence ATGGGCGAAGCCGTGGACGCGAAACATGCGCCGCTCGACATTATCACCATCGGCCGCGCCTCGGTCGACCTCTATGGCCAGCAGATCGGCTCGCGCCTGGAGGACATCACCTCCTTTGCCAAGTCGGTCGGCGGCTGTCCGGCCAACATTTCGGTCGGAACGGCGCGGCTCGGCCTGCGCTCGGCGCTGCTCACCCGAGTCGGCGACGAGCAGATGGGCCGCTTCATCCGCGAGCAGCTGAAGCGCGAAGGCGTTTGTGTCGACGGCCTGAAGACCGATCCCGACCGGCTGACCGCGCTGGTGCTGTTGTCGGTCGAGGAGGAAGGCGTCTCGCCGATGATCTTCTACCGCTCCGACTGCGCCGACATGGCGCTTTCGGAAGACGATATCGACGAAGCGTTCATCGCTTCGGCACGCGCCATCGTCGTCACCGGTACGCATTTTTCGCGGCCCAACAGCGACGCAGCGCAGCGCAAGGCGATCCGCGCCATCAAGGCCAAAGGCGGTAAGGTGGTATTCGACATCGACTACCGCCCTAATCTCTGGGGTCTCGCCGGCCATGCCGAAGGCTTCGAGCGCTACGTGAAATCCGACCGGGTCTCCGCCCAGCTGAAGACAGTGCTGCCCGACTGCGACCTGATCGTCGGCACCGAAGAAGAGATCATGATCGCCTCCGGTGCGGATGATTGCCTGAGCGCGTTGAAGACCATCCGCTCGCTGTCCAAGGCCACGATCGTCTTGAAGCGCGGCGCCATGGGCTGCATCGTCTATGACGGGCCGATCAGCGATGATCTCGAAGACGGCATCGTCGGCAAGGGCTTTCCGATCGAGGTCTACAATGTGCTCGGTGCCGGCGATGCCTTCATGTCGGGCTTCCTGCGCGGCTGGCTTGGCGAGGAAAGCCTGGAGACGGCGGCGACCTGGGCCAATGCCTGCGGCGCCTTCGCCGTGTCGCGGCTGCTCTGCGCGCCGGAATACCCGACCTTCGAGGAATTGCAGTTCTTCCTCAAAAACGGCAGCAGGCATCTGGCGTTGCGCAAGGACGAGGCGATCAACCATATCCATTGGGCGACGACGCGCCGGCGCGATATTCCCTCGCTGATGGCGCTGGCGTGCGACCATCGTATACAGCTTGACGATGTCGCTGCGAAAGCCGGTGCCGACCCGTCGCGCATCCATGAATTCAAGGTGCTGACGGTCAAGGCGGCCGCAAAGGTTGCCGGCGGCCGTGCCGGCTACGGCATGCTGCTCGACGAGAAATATGGCCGCGAGGCGATGTTCGAATTTGCCCGCCATTCCTTCGCCTGGCTTGGCCGGCCGGTCGAGCTGCCGGGATCTCGCCCGCTTCGTTTCGAATTCTCGCAGGACATCGGTTCGCAGTTGATCGAGTGGCCGGTCGACCATTGCATCAAGTGCCTGTGCTTCTATCACCCCGACGACCCGGAGGCGCTGAAGACCGAGCAGCAGCAGAAGCTCAAAAGCCTGTTCGAGGCCGCGCGGAAAATGGGGAGAGAACTCCTCATCGAAATCATCGCCGGCAAGCACGGCAAGCTCGACGATACAACGATCCCGCTGGCACTGGAGGAACTCTATGCGCTTGATATCAAGCCCGATTGGTGGAAACTCGAACCGCAGGCTTCAGCCGGGGCTTGGGCAAAAATCGAAGCGGTGATCCTGAAGAACGATCCGTGGTGCCGCGGGATTGTGCTGCTCGGCCTGGAAGCGCCGCAGGACGAGTTGGAAGCGGCCTTCGCCGCCACCGCCAAGGCGCCCATCGTCAAGGGCTTCGCCGTCGGTCGCACCATCTTCATCAACGCGGCCGAACAATGGCTTGCCGGCAAGATGTCGGACGACGAGGCAGTTTCCGACATGGCTTCGCGCTTCGAGAGACTGACCGAGGCATGGCTTGCCGCGCGCGGCCGCAAAGCAGCATAA
- a CDS encoding ATP-binding cassette domain-containing protein: MSDIVLKTENLTKYYGGVHALESANFELRKGEHVAIMGDNGAGKSTFVRQITAVEQRTSGKVWFDGKEVNFAGPIAAREAGIETVFQNLALADDLDVPSNLFLGREKVLFNLGPFSILDRKFMRKATEAALIRTAVKIPNLSNTIRHMSGGQRQCVAIARTATFASKLIIMDEPTAALGVQETMQVENIIRTLKANGEPLILISHNMRQVFDLVDRIVVFRRGRIVANLRKQDTDGNDVVSYITGAKTGEAELAA; this comes from the coding sequence ATGTCAGACATCGTCCTGAAGACCGAAAACCTGACCAAATACTATGGCGGCGTGCATGCGCTGGAAAGCGCGAACTTCGAACTGCGCAAAGGCGAGCATGTCGCCATCATGGGTGACAATGGCGCCGGCAAATCGACCTTCGTGCGCCAGATCACCGCCGTCGAGCAGCGCACCAGCGGCAAGGTCTGGTTCGACGGCAAGGAAGTGAACTTCGCCGGCCCGATCGCGGCGCGCGAGGCGGGCATCGAAACGGTGTTCCAGAACCTGGCGCTTGCCGACGATCTCGACGTGCCGTCGAACCTGTTTCTCGGCCGCGAAAAGGTGCTTTTCAATCTCGGGCCTTTCTCGATCCTCGATCGCAAGTTCATGCGCAAGGCGACCGAGGCAGCGCTGATCCGCACGGCGGTCAAGATTCCCAACCTTTCCAACACCATCCGCCACATGTCAGGTGGCCAGCGCCAGTGCGTGGCAATCGCCAGAACCGCGACTTTCGCGTCCAAGCTCATTATCATGGACGAGCCGACGGCAGCACTTGGTGTGCAGGAGACGATGCAGGTCGAAAACATCATCCGCACGCTGAAAGCCAATGGCGAGCCGCTGATCCTGATCAGTCACAACATGCGCCAGGTGTTCGATCTGGTCGACCGCATCGTCGTGTTCCGGCGCGGCCGCATCGTCGCCAATCTGCGCAAGCAGGACACCGACGGCAATGATGTCGTCTCATACATCACCGGCGCCAAGACCGGGGAGGCCGAACTTGCCGCCTAG
- the iolG gene encoding inositol 2-dehydrogenase translates to MSLRFALLGAGRIGKVHARAVGSNPQARLVAVADAFEKAATELASAYGAEVRTIEAIEKAGDIDAVIICTPTDTHADLIERFAKAGKAIFCEKPIDLDAGRVEECLAVVDKAGATLMVGFNRRFDPHFAAVRKAIDDGAIGTVEMVTITSRDPGPPPLDYIGRSGGIFRDMTIHDFDMARFLLGEEPVAVSAHASVLVDRQIGEAGDFDSVSVILETASGKQCIISNSRRATYGYDQRIEVHGSKGMVAAENQRPVSIELANEKGYTRPPLHDFFMTRYLDAYANEIAAFIAAATSGKKAAPSGKDGLVALRLADAALKSASEGKTVRLDKTV, encoded by the coding sequence ATGTCTCTCCGCTTCGCTCTTCTCGGTGCCGGCCGCATCGGCAAGGTCCACGCCCGTGCCGTCGGTTCCAATCCGCAGGCCAGGCTGGTCGCAGTTGCCGATGCCTTCGAGAAGGCGGCGACGGAGCTGGCGTCGGCCTATGGCGCGGAAGTACGCACTATCGAGGCCATCGAAAAAGCCGGGGATATCGATGCGGTCATCATCTGCACGCCGACCGACACCCATGCCGATCTGATTGAGCGGTTCGCCAAGGCCGGTAAGGCGATCTTCTGCGAGAAGCCGATCGACCTGGACGCCGGCAGAGTGGAAGAATGCCTGGCCGTGGTCGACAAGGCCGGCGCCACTTTGATGGTCGGCTTCAACCGCCGCTTCGATCCGCATTTCGCCGCCGTGCGCAAGGCGATCGACGACGGCGCCATCGGCACCGTCGAGATGGTGACCATCACGTCGCGCGATCCCGGCCCGCCGCCGCTTGACTATATCGGCCGCTCGGGCGGTATCTTCCGCGACATGACCATCCATGATTTCGACATGGCGCGCTTCCTGCTCGGCGAGGAGCCGGTGGCGGTCAGCGCCCATGCCTCGGTGCTGGTCGACAGACAAATCGGCGAGGCCGGCGATTTCGACAGCGTCAGCGTCATCCTCGAAACCGCCTCCGGCAAGCAGTGCATCATCTCCAATTCGCGGCGCGCCACTTATGGCTACGACCAGCGGATTGAGGTGCATGGCTCGAAAGGCATGGTTGCGGCCGAGAACCAGCGGCCGGTGTCGATCGAACTGGCCAATGAGAAGGGCTATACGCGCCCGCCGCTGCACGACTTCTTCATGACCCGCTATCTCGACGCCTATGCCAACGAGATCGCTGCCTTCATCGCGGCGGCGACGTCAGGCAAGAAGGCGGCGCCGAGCGGCAAGGACGGACTCGTCGCGCTGAGGCTGGCGGACGCGGCGCTGAAATCGGCTAGCGAAGGCAAGACCGTTCGCCTCGACAAGACAGTCTGA